Proteins encoded in a region of the Zea mays cultivar B73 chromosome 4, Zm-B73-REFERENCE-NAM-5.0, whole genome shotgun sequence genome:
- the LOC100275648 gene encoding uncharacterized protein LOC100275648: MVHVGEMLASAVIKEVVRRLPALLQAPVKGPAKMIRSFREDLDEMKMTLESIKATMAEAEQRSINDETARLWLKRLKRAAYDISDMFDEFEHGSPPGKKLQGPSWFEIMFSRDMAKKMKKMNKRLKEIAEQWKNYGGIGRVSCEPKNDAAEEQETTSSSSSAVVVGRRAEKQAVINILLSSNNTYPQETISHCTVIHGLGGVGKSELATSVFNDERIKEAFPQRAWVWLGQNFREKDIGRAIISIVECGSCNLEILESIYQHLRKVLLGRCLIVLDNLWDSVHLAKLQGELGSNVSILVTSRREIQLNMPRSTLFRLDPLSERFSLDLVKEVASSYFPAGDIPETAMEEIVKMCGGVPLALKSVASQLRPERSVKELLSLIRAISPPKSDYGTTDIQDRVLASLKLTYHLMSPSLKLCFAYCAIFAKGDEIDREGLCHQWIALGLTEKMYAEDRVRDLLTMSFLRDPEPPAITRSSSGGSSKLKMHDLVHDLAMLVADDELLVINQECVVFKSDSPRYAMVFACKLENLHKNKLLAGLRALHIKDSDGLKFKWYNFSFVKCLRIMDISGLCTEKLPSSIGNMMQLRYLNASGIQCEVLPKAIGSLSKLQYLNLHGSRISALPDSVTKLGQLMHLDISDCVHLQTLPNSFCNLESLCFLSLKNCCRLSSLPDDLARLENLEKLNLSGCSCLDTLPKSLGELDSLKLLDLSGCMKLTMLPKSFISLTSLQYLNISSCSELDIPVDALNKLTKLNYIDMSCCPKLVGLPQEFCSLKHLHTLNLSDCSKLAYLPEKLGQMESIKFILLDGCTESVRKPILKHRLGAGLQSLPAFVVERKADSIRSNIFQLEQEKFSELELYRLENIHTVDEAKALKMPDRSGLRSLGLMWTLNVDRFVEDEALLQALEPHENLKKLTVQGYMGERFPKWKLELGSSRQGHLHEVGLMHFPMCSSLPQLGQLANLKKLYLSRMPKIRRLGRELSDNTGGLRNLQIFTLEYMENLEEWCTTMTSATGQQQQEEFMFPALQELTIYHCPLLTMRPCPPRSIDYWEVRASSGAAQLLLQKDGMMQSVADYMGLQCPFAYTSELHVSGSSSSSTLLPTDGWKFNGSLITLKDLTSDCCSLIDRLLAKGNSMQCLVNLEVSGIKNTNSLLEEVESVAYYTRSSLAKSWPDWFLQEQGINRASPHFIVTGYANCGVDGWIHKVTSFLGNLIRINMENLPMCDCLPPLGQLPMLQELRLKGMPKIRSIDRDFCGSGSGSQQSSHTLFFPRLTRFVLNDMPNLEDWVTKVSGASDPYGQEEFMFPKLVKLTIWNCPKLKLKPCPPRAMEWDINNSDQVIASNYDINSGGYLVTMLQVLLCKVPPSNWKLLHQLPGIQSLAIVSCHGMEALPDSIQYLSSLHSLTVSKCHGLKHLPDWLGDLTSLERLMVVSCPLEFLPGSLRRLPFLRSLTLSRCDRLAALPGWMGDLKSLVTITIEECKSLKSLPKLYHLEHLHIQCNDELERWCKSEVNQHKFSQTLRKGFFLESPMGTNSCILPARSLSILWGQDDRYWRLNSIPESRFALSMELIAVWWLEIEGWVPFEFLSTDTSYDIFLVYKLADEHDGLRWGESYVAVDGVHTTDGVVSFVDEDAVRVDRVAYPVTRSEGWMELWLGEFYNKYVDREVKVSVWEKTDTYAKIGLIIEGMEIRKKSGSIS, translated from the exons ATGGTGCATGTAGGGGAGATGCTGGCCTCGGCCGTCATTAAGGAAGTTGTTCGCAGGCTGCCTGCGCTGCTCCAGGCTCCCGTCAAAGGTCCGGCAAAGATGATCCGGAGCTTCAGGGAGGACCTCGACGAGATGAAAATGACGCTCGAGTCCATCAAGGCAACCATGGCGGAAGCAGAGCAGCGGTCTATCAACGACGAGACCGCGCGGCTGTGGCTCAAACGGCTCAAGAGGGCAGCCTATGATATCTCTGATATGTTTGATGAGTTCGAACACGGCAGCCCACCGGGCAAGAAGCTGCAGGGCCCTAGTTGGTTCGAG ATAATGTTTAGCCGTGACATGGctaagaaaatgaagaaaatGAATAAAAGGCTGAAAGAAATAGCAGAGCAATGGAAAAATTACGGCGGGATTGGCCGTGTATCATGTGAGCCCAAAAATGATGCTGCTGAGGAACAAGAAACAACTTCAAGTTCATCATCAGCCGTGGTTGTTGGTCGTAGAGCTGAGAAACAAGCAGTCATTAATATACTGCTTAGCTCCAATAACACATACCCTCAAGAAACTATTAGTCACTGTACTGTTATCCATGGACTTGGTGGTGTTGGTAAGAGCGAACTGGCAACATCAGTGTTCAATGACGAAAGAATCAAGGAGGCCTTTCCTCAACGGGCATGGGTTTGGTTGGGCCAAAATTTCCGCGAAAAGGATATTGGAAGAGCTATAATCTCTATAGTTGAATGTGGATCTTGTAATCTCGAGATTCTTGAATCTATATACCAACATCTCAGAAAGGTGCTCCTGGGTAGATGTCTCATTGTATTGGACAATCTCTGGGATTCAGTTCACTTAGCCAAACTGCAGGGTGAACTAGGAAGCAATGTTTCGATCTTAGTTACTTCACGCAGAGAAATTCAATTGAATATGCCCAGATCGACATTATTCCGCTTGGATCCATTGTCAGAAAGATTTAGCCTTGATTTAGTTAAGGAAGTTGCATCCTCATATTTTCCTGCAGGTGATATTCCAGAAACTGCAATGGAAGAAATTGTAAAGATGTGCGGAGGTGTACCTTTGGCCCTTAAATCTGTTGCGTCACAACTGAGACCAGAAAGAAGCGTTAAAGAGCTGTTGAGTTTAATAAGAGCTATCTCTCCGCCCAAATCAGATTATGGAACAACGGATATCCAGGACCGTGTTCTTGCATCCCTTAAGCTGACATATCACTTAATGTCCCCGAGTCTCAAGTTATGCTTTGCTTACTGTGCAATTTTCGCTAAAGGCGATGAAATTGATCGGGAAGGCTTATGCCACCAATGGATCGCTCTTGGACTAACTGAAAAGATGTATGCAGAGGACAGAGTCCGTGACTTATTGACCATGTCATTTCTTCGGGATCCAGAGCCACCTGCG ATCACGAGGAGCAGTTCTGGTGGTTCATCCAAACTTAAGATGCATGATCTGGTACACGACCTTGCTATGTTAGTTGCTGATGATGAATTGCTAGTTATCAATCAGGAGTGTGTGGTATTTAAATCTGATTCACCTCGTTATGCCATGGTTTTTGCATGTAAGTTGGAAAACTTGCATAAGAATAAATTGCTAGCCGGGTTAagggctcttcatataaaagattctGATGGACTGAAATTTAAATGGTACAATTTCTCGTTTGTCAAATGCCTGCGGATCATGGATATTAGTGGGCTATGCACTGAGAAGCTTCCTTCCTCGATTGGAAATATGATGCAGCTGAGGTACCTTAATGCTTCAGGAATACAATGCGAAGTGCTCCCCAAAGCCATTGGCAGTTTATCAAAACTGCAATATCTCAATCTACATGGCAGTAGAATTTCAGCACTACCAGACTCAGTTACCAAATTGGGCCAGTTGATGCATCTGGACATTTCGGACTGTGTGCATCTGCAGACATTGCCCAACTCGTTCTGCAATCTCGAAAGCCTGTGTTTTTTGTCCCTAAAGAACTGCTGTCGACTAAGTTCATTACCTGACGATCTTGCCAGACTAGAGAATTTAGAGAAACTAAATTTGTCAGGATGCTCCTGTCTTGACACTTTGCCAAAATCCCTTGGTGAGCTGGACTCCTTAAAACTATTGGACCTATCAGGTTGTATGAAACTCACCATGCTCCCGAAATCTTTCATTAGCCTTACTAGTCTACAATACCTGAACATCTCAAGCTGTTCTGAGTTAGACATACCTGTCGATGCTCTTAACAAGCTCACAAAATTGAACTATATAGACATGTCATGTTGTCCAAAACTTGTAGGCCTCCCTCAAGAATTTTGCAGCCTTAAACATCTCCACACACTGAATCTCTCAGACTGTTCTAAATTAGCATATTTACCAGAGAAGCTGGGCCAAATGGAAAGCATCAAGTTCATTTTGCTTGATGGTTGTACGGAATCGGTGAGGAAACCTATTCTAAAACATAGGCTGGGTGCTGGTCTGCAGTCCTTACCAGCATTTGTCGTTGAAAGAAAGGCTGACAGCATACGGAGCAACATTTTCCAACTCGAACAGGAGAAGTTCTCTGAGCTGGAACTGTATCGCCTCGAGAATATACATACAGTTGATGAGGCTAAAGCACTGAAGATGCCTGATAGATCAGGACTACGTAGTTTGGGACTTATGTGGACATTAAATGTTGATCGATTCGTGGAAGATGAAGCACTGCTTCAGGCGCTTGAGCCACATGAGAATCTTAAAAAACTTACGGTGCAAGGCTACATGGGCGAAAGGTTTCCTAAATGGAAACTAGAACTTGGTTCCTCCCGCCAGGGCCATCTTCACGAAGTTGGATTAATGCATTTTCCAATGTGCAGCAGTTTGCCACAGCTTGGGCAGCTTGCAAATCTCAAGAAGCTTTACCTGTCCAGGATGCCAAAAATAAGGAGACTGGGAAGAGAGTTGTCTGATAACACTGGAGGGCTCAGGAATTTGCAAATCTTCACTTTGGAATATATGGAGAACCTGGAAGAATGGTGCACAACTATGACATCAGCTACGGgccagcagcagcaggaagaatTCATGTTTCCCGCGCTCCAAGAACTGACCATATACCATTGCCCTCTGTTAACGATGCGTCCCTGCCCTCCAAGAAGCATAGATTATTGGGAAGTAAGAGCAAGCAGTGGTGCAGCACAACTGCTTCTTCAGAAGGACGGCATGATGCAATCCGTGGCAGACTATATGGGCTTGCAGTGTCCCTTTGCTTACACCAGCGAGCTGCATGTTAGTGGCTCCAGCAGCAGTTCCACACTACTTCCTACTGACGGATGGAAATTCAATGGTTCTCTCATCACTCTAAAGGATTTGACAAGTGATTGCTGCAGTTTGATAGACAGATTGCTAGCCAAAGGTAACAGCATGCAATGTTTAGTTAACCTAGAGGTTTCAGGCATCAAAAATACAAATAGCTTACTGGAAGAAGTTGAATCAGTTGCATACTACACCCGATCGAGCCTCGCTAAATCATGGCCAGATTGGTTTTTACAGGAACAAGGCATAAACAGAGCATCACCACATTTTATAGTAACAGGTTATGCAAATTGTGGAGTCGATGGCTGGATTCATAAGGTGACCTCCTTTCTTGGCAACCTTATACGGATCAACATGGAGAACCTTCCTATGTGCGACTGCCTACCACCACTTGGTCAGTTGCCAATGCTGCAGGAACTGCGACTAAAAGGGATGCCTAAAATAAGAAGTATTGATCGAGACTTCTGTGGGAGTGGGAGTGGGAGTCAGCAATCGTCACACACATTGTTTTTCCCAAGGTTAACAAGGTTTGTTTTGAATGATATGCCAAACCTAGAAGATTGGGTCACTAAGGTGTCAGGTGCAAGTGATCCGTATGGCCAGGAGGAATTCATGTTTCCCAAGCTTGTCAAGTTGACAATTTGGAACTGCCCCAAGCTTAAGCTGAAGCCATGCCCCCCAAGAGCAATGGAGTGGGATATAAATAACAGCGATCAAGTAATAGCGTCAAACTATGATATAAACAGTGGTGGTTATCTTGTGACTATGCTGCAAGTATTGTTATGCAAAGTTCCACCCAGCAATTGGAAATTGCTTCATCAACTCCCTGGGATCCAAAGCTTGGCTATTGTAAGCTGCCACGGGATGGAAGCTTTGCCAGATAGCATTCAATACCTTTCCTCACTCCACTCGCTAACTGTAAGCAAATGTCATGGCCTGAAACACCTACCTGATTGGTTGGGGGACCTCACCTCCCTTGAGAGGTTGATGGTTGTGAGTTGCCCCCTGGAGTTCTTACCAGGGAGCTTGAGGCGCCTCCCTTTCCTTCGGTCGCTCACTCTGAGCCGTTGTGACCGACTGGCAGCACTGCCAGGGTGGATGGGTGATCTCAAATCACTCGTGACGATCACAATTGAAGAATGCAAGAGCCTTAAATCTTTGCCTAAGCTTTATCATCTGGAACATCTACACATTCAGTGTAATGACGAACTAGAACGTTGGTGCAAATCAGAGGTGAATCAGCATAAGTTTTCTCAAACTCTAAGGAAG GGTTTCTTCCTGGAGAGTCCTATGGGGACCAACAGCTGCATCTTACCAGCTAGATCGTTGAGTATACTTTGGGGACAGGATGACAGATACTGGAGGTTGAATTCTATTCCTGAGTCCAG GTTCGCATTATCGATGGAGCTCATAGCAGTCTGGTGGCTCGAGATTGAGGGATGGGTCCCTTTCGAGTTCCTCTCCACCGACACTAGCTATGATATATTCCTTGTCTACAAGCTGGCAGATGAGCATGATGGCCTCAGATGGGGGGAGTCCtacgtagcagtggatggagtacACACCACTGATGGCGTTGTTTCCTTTGTAGACGAAGATGCCGTGCGTGTAGATCGCGTGGCTTACCCGGTTACCCGTTCAGAAGGTTGGATGGAGCTCTGGCTTGGTGAGTTTTACAATAAGTATGTTGATAGAGAGGTAAAAGTGAGTGTCTGGGAGAAAACCGATACCTATGCCAAGATAGGGCTCATCATTGAGGGCATGGAGATCAGAAAGAAGAGCGGGAGTATTAGCTAG
- the LOC100283810 gene encoding ATPP2-B12 (The RefSeq protein has 1 substitution compared to this genomic sequence), with translation MEGIQQLPADVLVSVISRAAAGPRDACIAATVSLAFRAAADSDTVWSRFLPADLAPLVYPTPPPRSKKELFLRLSETHALVEDGLMSAWLDRETGAKSYMIAARAMAIIWVDTPDYWRWIVREDSRFSTCAELLAVCWLDISGCMPCRMLSGDTRYAAYLVFKMADDCFGLDSPLQEASVSVGEGGTSTAHWIRLQSYHVGDEENGVTEEGAPPRLPHERPDGWMEVELGDWYNHGGDDDLVVRASVKEARFGGNWKKGLIVQGLEIRPKN, from the exons ATGGAAGGCATTCAGCAGCTGCCAGCGGACGTCCTCGTGTCGGTGATCTcccgcgccgccgcggggccgagGGATGCCTGCATCGCCGCCACGGTGTCGCCGGCGTTCCGCGCCGCGGCCGACTCCGACACCGTGTGGTCACGCTTCCTCCCGGCTGACCTCGCCCCGCTCGTCTACCCGACGCCTCCGCCAAGATCCAAGAAGGAGCTCTTCCTTCGCCTCTCTGAAACCCATGCCCTCGTTGAAGATGGCCTCATG AGCGCGTGGCTGGACAGGGAGACCGGCGCCAAGTCCTATATGATTGCGGCCAGGGCTATGGCTATTATCTGGGTCGACACGCCGGACTACTGGCGCTGGATAGTGCGCGAAGACTCAAG GTTCTCGACATGCGCTGAACTGTTAGCGGTTTGTTGGCTGGACATCTCCGGTTGCATGCCATGCAGGATGCTGTCAGGTGACACGCGCTATGCAGCCTACCTGGTATTCAAGATGGCCGATGACTGCTTTGGCCTGGATTCTCCTCTTCAGGAGGCATCGGTCAGCGTCGGAGAGGGGGGCACATCAACGGCCCACTGGATCAGACTACAGAGCTACCACGTCGGCGACGAAGAGAACGGCGTAACCGAGGAAGGAGCTCCACCTAGGCTCCCACATGAGAGGCCTGATGGCTGGATGGAGGTGGAGCTAGGAGACTGGTACAACCATGGAGGCGACGACGACCTAGTGGTTCGTGCCAGTGTGAAGGAGGCCAGGTTTGGAGGCAACTGGAAGAAAGGGCTTATTGTTCAGGGCCTTGAGATTAGACCTAAGAACTGA